The genomic DNA CGGTTGATAAACGAAGTGAGATTCTCCGTTTTTTCCACGCTGACGGGGAAAGATTCGAGGCAGTTTTCGCACAGTTCGCTCTCCACGACTACGTTGGTGAGCAATTTCTGCTGTTCGTATCTTCCGTTTGCGACGCGCGCCTTGGAAAGGTTCGTGTCCATATTGTCGACAAAACTCATCAGTTCGTAAAACGAACCGGTATAGCCGTTGGATACGTTGGAACGCACGTTTTGCAGGTTGAAATACCCTACGGTGACGACCGCGCCCAGCGCGAGCACCATGACGCTCAAAGATACCACCGCGGTGATCCAGCCGCCGAATCCCGGCGTGCGGTCGCGGCGGTCGCCGCGTTCCGCCCTGCGGGCTGCGCGCTCTTCTCTTTTACGTTCGCGTTCTTCCATCATATGCGCGTGCTGTTCCCTTCTGCGCTCTTCGCGCTCGGCGCGCATGGCGCGTTTCTGCTCTTTTCTCTCGCTTGCGGAAAGCGTTGCCCTTGCGGAAGCGCGTTCGCGGCGCTCCTCTAATTTTCTTTCGCGGGCAGCGATCTGTTCCGCGCGGCGCTCCTCCATCTCCGCTTTCCGCTTTTCGCGGGCGGCAAGGCGCTCTTCCGCCTTCTTTTCCTGCGCTAAGCGATGGGCTGCGCGGCGCTCTTCCATCTCCGCTTCGCGGCGCTCGTGCGCGGCGATGCGGTCCGCGGCCATATCCGCGCGGCGATGCTGCATTTCCGCCTGCTTTTCGCGCTTTTTGTTCTCGCGCTCCATCGCGGCTTCCAGACGGGCTTCCGCGCGTTCATTCTCGCGCTCGATGGCTGCGGCGTTCCTGCCGTGTTTCACCGACTTTTCCGAGCCGCTTTTGCGTTCAATTTTTTCCGACTTTTCCGAGCCGCTCTCTTTGTTGATATTCTCTACCTTTTCGGCGCCGCTGGAAATCTTATTATCTTTCTTCATCGCATCCTCCTTATCAAATGGCAAAGACGTGCTTGCCGATCACCGTAACCGTTTCGCGGGAGAAGATCCACGAACTCGTGGCAACCGCGGGGTTATAATAGTACAGACAACCGTACGAAGGGTCCCAGCCGTTCACGGCGTCTTTCGCCGCGTTCATCGCAGTCTGGTCGGGCGAAAGGTTGATCTGACCGTCGGAAACGGCGGTAAACGCGCCCTTCTGGTAGATAACGCCCGAAATGGTGTTGGGGAATTTGGGGCTCTTCACGCGGTTTAAAATGACCGCGCCGACCGCGACCTGACCCGTATAACTCTCGCCGCGCGCCTCCGCATAAATGCACCGCGCCAGAAGTTGCATATCCGCGTTGGAATAATTCCCGTTGGAAGACGACGAAGACGACGAACTGCCCGTGTTGATGCCGAGGGCCGCGAACGTCTGTTTGCCGACGATACCGTCGACGCTCAAACCGTTTTTACGCTGGAAATATTCG from Candidatus Borkfalkia ceftriaxoniphila includes the following:
- the sleB gene encoding spore cortex-lytic enzyme; translated protein: MKKILAVSALTLVFAAACTFGVLFAAQSAVANTGSGYSFAIDAAVLKKGSTGSEVKKVQQKLKNWGYYSGSVDGIYGSQTKKAVEYFQRKNGLSVDGIVGKQTFAALGINTGSSSSSSSSNGNYSNADMQLLARCIYAEARGESYTGQVAVGAVILNRVKSPKFPNTISGVIYQKGAFTAVSDGQINLSPDQTAMNAAKDAVNGWDPSYGCLYYYNPAVATSSWIFSRETVTVIGKHVFAI